A window of the Emys orbicularis isolate rEmyOrb1 chromosome 1, rEmyOrb1.hap1, whole genome shotgun sequence genome harbors these coding sequences:
- the LOC135895409 gene encoding interleukin-1 receptor type 1-like has translation MDHSMIPSSVHSSEAPGIVAVGRQEECEVNDVFLKHNFVHEGQPLAVNCSVDKILNFKNTDYNLTWYKTGSQTSVAKDKHSRIHQQKNFIWFLPATLDDSGSYECIIRNLSSCRKIYMNLRVFKNIYGLCFNEKFAIGEEILTSSHAKVVCPHLDYFRDEENTLPLQWYKECELLEEERFVSSNDYLVIKNATLHDKGNYTCRTSYTYKGKQYNISRDISLTVTVSPRNTPPEIFYPRNNTIEVELGSRVIVDCNVTGAEVFQVYWTVNNTYIDIYYKSRIFEEEDYEGKTFCDGHPLTTVRLNISEVNSEDYEHHFVCHALNSFGQVATYIALKHRVADFHKSLTGGFIALLLLTVVTSLIFKLFKIDILLWYRSSCCAFLKKEASDGKIYDAYVMYPKPNGVRCIYTLNNFVLRILPEILESQCGYNLFILGRDDLLGEAVVNVIDETIKRSRRLMIILESEALSYNVLEDTFEQQLAVYNALIRDEIKIILIELDKIQDNTNMPESIKYIKQKYGAIQWKGDFTEKSHSANTKFWKNVRYRMPPRQTVSSLDPKTFRYSAATER, from the exons atggatcactcaatgattccctcttctgttcattcctctgaagcacctggaatagtcgctgttggaagacagg AGGAATGCGAAGTGAATGATGTGTTTCTTAAGCACAATTTTGTACATGAAGGACAGCCACTTGCTGTCAACTGTTCAGTAGATAAaatactgaattttaaaaacacagactACAACTTGACTTGGTACAAAACTGGTAGCCAAACATCCGTGGCTAAAGACAAACATTCCAGAATTCACCAGCAAAAGAACTTCATTTGGTTTCTCCCTGCAACTTTAGACGATTCAGGATCCTATGAATGTATTATAAG GAATTTATCAAGCTGCAGAAAAATATATATGAACCTAAGAGTTTTCAAGAATATTTATGGTTTATGCTTTAATGAAAAATTTGCCATTGGGGAGGAGATACTAACATCGTCACATGCTAAGGTTGTATGTCCTCATTTGGATTATTTCAGAGATGAGGAGAATACTTTGCCCCTTCAGTGGTATAAG GAGTGTGAGCTGCTTGAAGAGGAAAGGTTTGTCTCTTCCAATGATTACCTTGTGATTAAAAATGCAACTCTACATGACAAAGGAAACTACACATGCAGAACATCATATACTTACAAGGGAAAACAATATAACATTTCACGAGACATTAGTCTAACTGTGACAG TGAGTCCACGGAACACACCACCAGAAATATTTTACCCAAGAAACAATACCATTGAAGTAGAACTTG GCTCACGTGTCATAGTGGACTGCAATGTAACAGGCGCTGAAGTGTTTCAGGTGTACTGGACAGTCAACAACACATACATTGATATATATTATAAGAGTAGAATTTTTGAAGAGGAAGATTATGA AGGCAAAACTTTCTGTGATGGACACCCTCTCACTACAGTGAGACTCAACATTTCCGAAGTCAATAGCGAGGATTACGAACATCACTTTGTCTGCCATGCTTTGAATTCCTTTGGTCAAGTTGCAACATATATAGCATTAAAACACAGAG TTGCAGATTTTCACAAATCACTGACTGGAGGATTCATTGCATTGCTGCTTTTAACAGTTGTTACTTCATTAATCTTCAAGCTTTTCAAGATTGACATTTTGCTTTGGTATCGTAGTTCTTGCTGtgcttttttaaagaaagaag CTTCAGATGGGAAGATCTATGATGCATACGTCATGTATCCAAAACCCAATGGGGTGAGATGTATCTACACCTTGAACAACTTTGTTCTGAGAATACTACCCGAGATCTTAGAGAGCCAGTGTGGATATAATCTTTTTATACTTGGAAGGGATGATTTACTAGGGGAAG CTGTGGTCAATGTTATTGATGAAACCATCAAACGAAGCAGAAGGCTGATGATAATTTTAGAATCAGAAGCATTGAGTTACAATGTGTTAGAAGATACCTTTGAACAGCAACTGGCTGTGTACAATGCTCTTATCCGGGATGAAATAAAAATTATTCTGATTGAACTAGATAAAATACAGGACAACACGAACATGCCAGAATCcattaaatacattaaacaaaAGTATGGGGCCATCCAGTGGAAAGGGGACTTCACAGAGAAATCTCACTCAGCAAATACAAAGTTCTGGAAAAATGTGAGATACCGAatgccacccagacaaacagtGTCTTCCTTGGATCCAAAAACTTTTCGCTATTCTGCAGCAACagaaagatga